The following is a genomic window from Bacteroidia bacterium.
CCGACAGGGGTATGAGCGTGGACTGGAATCCCGAGCACGACTCTCTGCAAATCGGCTTCAACGCCACCGTAGCCGGTAAAATGCGCAGCGACCGCATTCCGACTGCCGATGGCGGCTCGCTCCGCTTCCGCATCGAACGCTATGCCACCGGTATAACAGACGCGGCTGTCTCTTTTATCATCCGCCTGCGCGACGCCGTCACCGGCGAACTGCTGCGTCTGCTGGACTTCCCCGCCGATGAACAGGACACTATGGCACGGCTCGAAGCCAAGACTATCGATCTCTCGGCGTTTAACGGGCGTGACGTCGTGCTGGAAGCCGATGTGCTCGGTCTTGGCGACGGCCACCGCGTGGACATCGCGGACCGCTACGCCATGGTTGATCCCGCGGAATACGAAGCGACACTCGAGCAGGATATCGTTGTGGAGGGCGCCGCGCCTATCACGTTGCGCAACAGCCCCAATCCCTTCAATCCCTCAACCGTCATACGCTTCTCCCTTCCCGCAGACGCACCGGTCCGCCTGGCGGTATACGACCTCCTCGGCCGCGAGGTGAACGTCCTCGTCAACGGACGCCTCGACGCGGGTGATCATCAGGTCCGCTTCGATGGCGGGTCGCTGCCCAGCGGCGTCTATTTGTATCAGCTTACGGTTGGCGGACGTTCGCTCACCCGGAGCATGCATCTCGTGAAATAATCCCACCGCGGCGGGGTACCACACCACACCACTCACATCAATTCCCGCCGCACACACCCTTCTCATCAGCCACATCACACCTCTGCCATCAGTAAAAGGCCCCGTCATTGCGGGGCCTTTCCTGTTTCGGTTGTAACCTGTATCACCGGAGTGATTAGGAGTGAAGGGGGCTGTGCCGGTACGTCTTGTGGCTTTGACGACGACTGAGTGAAGAGTGAAGGGTAAAGAGTAAAGGGGGCTATTGCCGGTACGTCTTGTGGTTCTGACTTCGAGGAGGTAAAGAGTGAAGGGGGCTATGCCGGTACGTCTTGTGGCTTTGACCACGAGGAGGTAAAAAGTGAAGGGGTCGAACGCACAGATGTATACGAAAAGGACCCCTTTACCCTTCACTCTTTACTCTTTACTTCTCCCCTAAAATTCCGCGCTCACGCCAATTGTAGGTAATATCCCGATGGATCCGCCGGTGCTCTCCACGACATTATTGCGGGGATCCCAGCGGTAAGCCTGCGAATTCTTGCGGTTGTACACATTCTGAATATCAATGTACGCAATCAGATTCCAGCCGCTGAAGAACCAGCGACGATCCACTCGTACATCCAGCGAGTGAAAATCCGGCAGCCGCGAGGCGTTGAAATCCGACGCGAACAATTGCTCTCCGTTCACATCGAACGGCGTGTACGGGGTACCGGTGCCGTAGCGAAATTTGAAGCTCGCTTCCCAGGCGGCATCGAAACGGTACCCGCCGCTCACATTGAAAATAATTCGTTGATCGTACAGGCCCGGACGCATCACGCCATCGAGTGCGGCATACTCCGTGTTGTTGTACGAAAGACTCAGAATGCCGTAGAGGGGCACGTCGGACATGCGCTTCTGCAGCAGCAGCTCTACACCGCTGGAGGCACCTTCCCCTTCGCTGACGAGAGGTTCAAGACCAAAGGACGAAAAGCCCTCTTCCGCGCCGCCGAAACCCGCACCCGTGTTGGCGAGCACCAGCCAGGGACGCACCGTGCTCGCCGGATAATCTGCGTAATTCTTGTAATAGCCTTCCAGACGCACGCGAAGATCGGCACGCAACAGGTGCTCAATACCGAGTACCGCCTGATCCACCTGCACATGCCGCAACGACGCGTTCGCGGCATTCGACACCAGCCAGATATACGACGGCGCCTGATGATAGCGGCCGCCGCTGAGCGTCAGCGTGGTGAGATCCGTCAGTGCGTACCGCAGTGCCAGACGGGGAGCAATGGCGGCGGACTCGTCAATGAGATTGAAGTAATCCAATCGGCCGCCAAGCGTGACACGTAAGCGCTCAAAAAACGTCCGTGCTACTTGCGCGTACACCGAGCCCTTGAACGCCGTCGTATCCCACACGTTCGACAACGGATCCAGGGCAGGGCCTGTCTGAATCGTATTGACCGTCGGCGTTAAAGCGAAGTCGCCTCTGACGCGTCCCATTTTGCCCTGCGCGCCGAAGGACAGTTCCGTGTCGCGGCTGAGGAGAAACACGCCATCGGCCCGCAGGCTGGTTTCGCCCTCTTTCGAGTCACTGCGAAACACCGGAGAGAGAAGAGAATCGGACTGCAGGAAGGAGTAATCAACATAGGTGCGGCCGAGACTGAACGTCATGAAACCGCCGTCCATGAGCCGCCGCCAGGAAAAGCTGGTGAAGTATTGATTCTGTGAGTTCCCAAGAATGCGCGAATTCGAGAAGCGCTGATCCTCGGTGTCGTTGAAGAAGCGCACATTGTCCAGCGCACCGATGCCGAGGAAGGAAAACTCATTCAGGCGATCGGGAGACACCGTCGCCTTCGTAATGAAATCCCAGTACTCCGGGACGAAGCCAAAACCCGCCGCCTTGAAAATGAAATCCAGATAACTGCGTCGCGCGCTGAAGAGGTAGGAACCAACCTCCCCGATGGGACCCTCGGCATTAAGTCCGAATTGGGACGCGGAGACGGTGAGCTTTCCACCGAGCCGGTCACGACGACCATCCCTGAGCTGTATGTTCATCACGGAGGAGAGTTTATCGCCGTAGCGCGCACCGAAACCACCTGTGGCAAACGTCACATCTTCCACGAAATCCAGGTTGATAAAACTCAACGGTCCGCCGGTCGCACCCTGCGTCCCGAAATGATTGATATTCGGGACTTCGAGATTATCCACAACGTACAGGTTCTCGGATGGAGCTCCACCGCGGACAATCAGATCGTTGCGGCCTGCGGACGCCTGCACCACACCCGGCAGCACCGACACAGCGCGAATCACATCCTCCAATCCTCCCGGTGCGCGACGGATTTCCTCGTACGACAAAGTCTGCGCGCTCACTTGCGCGTCGGCGTTTTCACGAAACCAGGCCGCCTCGACAACCACTTCCTCCAGATCGATCACCGACGGCTGCAGGGCGAAATTCAGTCGTGTCTCTCTGCCCGGGGCCACCTCAACGTCCGATGCGACCTGGGGCTTGTGCCCGATAACGGATGCGCGGATCTGGTAAATGCCCGCAGGCACTTCACGAATCTCGAAAACGCCGTCAAGGTTGCTCGCGGCGCCCAACGTCGTCCCGACCAGTATCACATTCGCGCCGAATAACGGCTCCTTCGTCACCGCATCGGTAACCGTACCGCGTATGGCTCCTCCCCCCTGCGCATGAAGGAGTGATGGCGTCAACAATAAAAGCAAAACTAAAATTCGATTATACGTCATTGCAAAAATCAACCTGTGAAAAAAAATGTGCTCCGTACGCAAGGGATAACCAA
Proteins encoded in this region:
- a CDS encoding TonB-dependent receptor, whose amino-acid sequence is MTYNRILVLLLLLTPSLLHAQGGGAIRGTVTDAVTKEPLFGANVILVGTTLGAASNLDGVFEIREVPAGIYQIRASVIGHKPQVASDVEVAPGRETRLNFALQPSVIDLEEVVVEAAWFRENADAQVSAQTLSYEEIRRAPGGLEDVIRAVSVLPGVVQASAGRNDLIVRGGAPSENLYVVDNLEVPNINHFGTQGATGGPLSFINLDFVEDVTFATGGFGARYGDKLSSVMNIQLRDGRRDRLGGKLTVSASQFGLNAEGPIGEVGSYLFSARRSYLDFIFKAAGFGFVPEYWDFITKATVSPDRLNEFSFLGIGALDNVRFFNDTEDQRFSNSRILGNSQNQYFTSFSWRRLMDGGFMTFSLGRTYVDYSFLQSDSLLSPVFRSDSKEGETSLRADGVFLLSRDTELSFGAQGKMGRVRGDFALTPTVNTIQTGPALDPLSNVWDTTAFKGSVYAQVARTFFERLRVTLGGRLDYFNLIDESAAIAPRLALRYALTDLTTLTLSGGRYHQAPSYIWLVSNAANASLRHVQVDQAVLGIEHLLRADLRVRLEGYYKNYADYPASTVRPWLVLANTGAGFGGAEEGFSSFGLEPLVSEGEGASSGVELLLQKRMSDVPLYGILSLSYNNTEYAALDGVMRPGLYDQRIIFNVSGGYRFDAAWEASFKFRYGTGTPYTPFDVNGEQLFASDFNASRLPDFHSLDVRVDRRWFFSGWNLIAYIDIQNVYNRKNSQAYRWDPRNNVVESTGGSIGILPTIGVSAEF